The genomic region GATTTTATTGTCACTATTTTTTGTCGACGTTTCTGTTACAGACATAATTACTCCAATTTTAATATGATTGAGTTAAATATCAGTCCGCCAGGCGTTCCCTGACGGTTTATCAGCGCATCTGGATAACATTAAGTTACGCTGTTGCTTTCCTGAAATTAATCTTAACTCTCATCGAATCGCATTCAATTGCAATAATTAAAACGCAGAATGATTTTTTTGATAAGTCGTTGAGTGAAAGGGAAATTGAACCGTTTTCGGCAGAACAAATACAATAAAAATACATCCATGGAGGCTGGCACATGGCAACAGGTGTTAATAAATCCTGGCATGACCGATGATTAATAAATATAAAAATTTTGGTGAGTTAACACCTGTCTGAAAAATGCTGAAACCCTGAGTAATGTCAGCAAACTGCATCAGGGAAAGACAGGTCTTAGCCAGCCACACGTCTTATACGCATGCAGACCGAAGATAATAAGAGAGGATGCTTATTGGATATGATGAAAAGAAAAAATCAGGTAATGATGATTTTTTCTATTTTCTCAAGTTGCGATTAAAAATTCTTTCCTCTGTAGCGATAATAATTTATTAACATTGCATATAACTTTATTATGCTGTGGTACGTTTCTATGTATTTCCCCGATAACATTTTATCAGCGAAAATATGACAAACGTTGACACTTCAATAGCCAGGATATTCATTTTAGCTGGAACGAAATTTTACCAGACGCTGGCCGCATTAAATTTTTGTTAAAAATTATCGTGACAAATTGATTATTGTCTCAACATACCTGTCTGCGTCGTAATATCTTTTTATATGTATTATTTCCAACACGAATCGGATAATGCGTTCAGCTTTATTTAATTAATAATCATTTTTCTTTATTTAGTTTCAATTAAGAACTATTTTTATCACTGGTACTAATTCTACACATTGATAAGGTTTAACCGTGAGCAAATCATATGGCACATGGTCAAAAGTACGCAAGATTAAAAATTAAAAATGTCATTTAAAAAATAGCATCATGATGAACACACTGAAAATTATAAGAAAATCTTAGGATTTTTCCCCTCCAGACAATTCTGTAGTGTGTTATATTTCACCTGATCTAAGTTGACGCTATATACCCCGACCAGGAGGCAGTATGTTTGTTTCATCTAACTTGAAATGCTTTATTGTTCTGGCGAGAGAAAAATCGCTCAAAAAAGCGTCCGAAATTCTTTTTGTTACTTCATCACCAATATCGAGAAGAATAAAACTCTTTGAAGATGAACTAGGATATAAACTTTTTTCGCGCTCCGACCATGATTTTACCCTCACCAAAAAAGGGCTGGAACTCTACGAAAAGATAATGCCTTACTACATGAAGATATCAGAAATCGAAGCCAGCTTTTCACAGAAAAATAACAGCCTGAGTATCAAACGAAGCCTGATGATCGGTGTTGAAAATCTTAATCATTTTCTGTTCAACATATTAATAAAGAAAAGAAAAAAAACAGAGTCCATTTCCTACTGTTCAAGCGATGCATCCCGCTCACTGGATTCACTGCTCTCTGGTGAGGTTCAGGCGGTGATATCGCACAGGGAAATTGATGAAAACGGTATCACAGCTATGGAATTCTACAGTGAACCGGTCTGTTATTTACAGGCAAACAGTACCGAGCGTTATAAGGTAAGTGATATGAAGAAAATACCTATTATCATCCCAAGAAACGGCTTTCACGAGCACTACATCAAAACAGCGCATATGAAGATCCTGAATGCCTGCCCGAATGCTCAGGTCGTTATTGTTGATGACATTGATAACTATCTCTTTCTGATTAAAAGTGGCGATGCGATAGGATTAATGAGTGAATCGATGGTTCTGTTTTATAAAAACAAAAATTGTTTTAATTCAGAGCTTAATTACACTATTGAACATTCTTTCCCAGCATTAAAAACCTATATCTACTGTCTGAAAGAGTGCGAAAAAAATCTTAAGATGGCGATGGACAGTATTCTCAGCGAAAGTGAGCACGGTGATGCCGGATGTGTAAGAGGAAATTAATGCCATCCTGACATAAATTCTCTTTATAAATTCCACCGCACCATTAATAATATCAATACCAGATAATAATAAACCTTATCTGAATATAAATCTATTACTGACAGGTCCATATTTAATTACATGGTT from Erwinia tracheiphila harbors:
- a CDS encoding LysR family transcriptional regulator; the encoded protein is MFVSSNLKCFIVLAREKSLKKASEILFVTSSPISRRIKLFEDELGYKLFSRSDHDFTLTKKGLELYEKIMPYYMKISEIEASFSQKNNSLSIKRSLMIGVENLNHFLFNILIKKRKKTESISYCSSDASRSLDSLLSGEVQAVISHREIDENGITAMEFYSEPVCYLQANSTERYKVSDMKKIPIIIPRNGFHEHYIKTAHMKILNACPNAQVVIVDDIDNYLFLIKSGDAIGLMSESMVLFYKNKNCFNSELNYTIEHSFPALKTYIYCLKECEKNLKMAMDSILSESEHGDAGCVRGN